A section of the bacterium genome encodes:
- a CDS encoding ABC transporter substrate-binding protein, with translation MRYGAAGALAAGLLGAPDLARAFAQGGGRRGGTLRAGLDADPPNLDPHRSTAAVDRQVYQSLYDKLVDTDADLKLVPMLVTSWSISPDGRTYTLKLRPGVQFHDGTPLNAQAVVYNFNRMRDPKFPSARKSEIAPVTEVVATDPVTVQIKLERPYSPLMYVLTDRAGMMVSPAAAEKDPLNFALHPVGSGPFSFVEKIPQDHITLKRNPNYWMKGLPYLDQVIFRPFADDNARVANLKSGDVDIINIVPAPQVKQLAQDSAKPAAPYRLSEHGAFQWQGIWLNVTKPPFDNKALRQALSATIDRNAIANVVLQGAAYPSYSFFPNGTPAYNPAWKIPLRNVGQAKERLQSGGHGSGFEFTLLTVQGQQAQAIAQAVQSMASDVGIQTKIQIIEFGQMLDVTDKLQHQAALLGWSGRPDPDFDIYPFVTQSGIGSFNDAGYTNPQVQTLLDAARVLQDMGQRRRAYDQVTQILADDMPYVWLYFPKEYKLFSTKVRGYVHVPDGMMRFHTVSLAS, from the coding sequence ATGCGCTACGGCGCGGCGGGGGCACTCGCGGCGGGGTTGCTCGGAGCACCCGATCTGGCGCGTGCGTTCGCCCAGGGCGGCGGCCGCCGGGGCGGCACGCTTCGGGCTGGGCTCGATGCGGACCCGCCGAACCTCGACCCGCACCGTTCGACCGCGGCCGTGGACCGGCAGGTGTACCAAAGCCTGTACGACAAGCTCGTGGACACCGACGCGGATCTCAAGCTCGTGCCGATGCTCGTGACGTCCTGGTCGATCTCCCCGGACGGCCGGACCTACACGCTGAAGCTGCGGCCGGGCGTGCAGTTTCACGACGGGACGCCCCTCAATGCGCAGGCGGTCGTGTACAACTTCAACCGCATGCGCGACCCGAAGTTCCCGTCCGCTCGGAAGAGCGAGATCGCGCCCGTCACCGAGGTCGTTGCGACCGATCCTGTCACCGTGCAGATCAAGCTCGAACGACCGTACAGCCCGCTGATGTACGTGCTCACCGACCGCGCGGGCATGATGGTATCGCCCGCCGCCGCCGAGAAAGACCCGCTCAACTTCGCGCTCCATCCGGTCGGGAGCGGGCCGTTCTCGTTCGTCGAGAAGATCCCCCAGGACCACATCACGCTCAAGCGCAACCCGAACTATTGGATGAAGGGGCTGCCCTATCTTGACCAGGTGATCTTCCGGCCGTTCGCGGACGACAATGCGCGCGTCGCGAACTTGAAGTCCGGCGACGTGGACATCATCAATATTGTGCCGGCCCCGCAGGTGAAGCAGCTGGCGCAGGACTCGGCGAAGCCGGCGGCACCGTACCGGCTCAGCGAGCACGGCGCGTTTCAGTGGCAGGGGATCTGGTTGAACGTGACCAAGCCGCCGTTCGACAACAAGGCGCTGCGTCAGGCGTTGAGCGCGACGATCGACCGCAACGCGATCGCCAACGTCGTCCTGCAGGGCGCGGCGTACCCTTCCTACTCATTCTTCCCGAACGGCACCCCAGCGTACAACCCGGCGTGGAAGATCCCCCTGAGGAATGTGGGGCAGGCCAAGGAGCGTCTCCAGTCAGGCGGGCATGGGAGCGGATTCGAGTTCACGTTGTTGACCGTGCAGGGGCAACAGGCGCAGGCGATCGCCCAGGCGGTGCAGTCGATGGCCAGCGACGTCGGGATCCAGACGAAGATTCAGATCATCGAGTTCGGTCAGATGCTGGACGTGACCGACAAACTCCAGCACCAAGCCGCGCTGCTCGGATGGAGCGGCCGGCCGGATCCGGATTTCGACATCTATCCGTTCGTCACGCAGTCGGGGATCGGCTCGTTCAACGACGCGGGGTACACCAACCCCCAGGTGCAGACCCTGCTCGATGCCGCCCGCGTCCTCCAAGACATGGGCCAGCGTCGCCGCGCCTATGACCAGGTGACGCAGATCCTCGCCGACGACATGCCGTACGTCTGGCTGTACTTCCCCAAGGAGTACAAGCTGTTCTCCACCAAGGTACGCGGATACGTGCATGTGCCGGACGGCATGATGCGCTTCCACACTGTGTCGCTGGCGTCTTGA
- a CDS encoding ABC transporter permease produces MSVAVGGALREAAPGRGAPRGARYFVRRFAQNRLATAGFVMFLVIVGLAVSAPWVAPVSPIKTDFTAYLQPSSMRHLFGTDELGRDVLSRVIFGARASLEAGIVSVAFAVAVGLPLGLAAGYYRGHLGDVLMRLTDAMLAFPPLILALAVAAVLGPGLGHAIIAIAVVLAPVFMRLTRAEVLQQREREYVEAVRAIGAWDRRIIWRHLLPNSLAPIVVQGSLNIAGAIITEATLSFLGLGTQPPTPSWGSMLNAAQQYLTQAPWLAFWPGIAIALTVFALNVAGDGLREIWDPRTR; encoded by the coding sequence GTGAGCGTCGCGGTGGGCGGGGCCCTCCGCGAGGCGGCCCCCGGCCGGGGTGCCCCGCGCGGGGCGCGGTACTTTGTGCGGCGGTTTGCGCAAAACCGTCTGGCGACGGCCGGATTTGTGATGTTTCTCGTGATCGTCGGCCTCGCGGTGTCTGCGCCGTGGGTCGCTCCGGTGTCGCCGATCAAGACCGATTTCACCGCCTACCTGCAGCCGTCGAGCATGCGCCACCTCTTCGGAACCGACGAGTTGGGGCGCGACGTGTTGAGCCGCGTGATCTTCGGCGCCCGCGCGTCGCTCGAGGCGGGCATCGTCTCGGTCGCCTTCGCGGTCGCGGTGGGGTTGCCACTCGGGCTCGCGGCCGGCTACTATCGCGGACATCTCGGCGATGTGCTGATGCGGTTGACGGACGCCATGCTCGCGTTCCCTCCTCTCATCCTGGCGCTGGCGGTCGCGGCCGTGTTGGGTCCCGGACTCGGCCATGCGATCATCGCGATCGCCGTGGTGCTGGCGCCGGTGTTCATGCGCCTCACGCGCGCCGAGGTGTTGCAGCAGCGGGAGCGCGAGTACGTCGAGGCCGTGCGCGCGATTGGCGCGTGGGACCGACGGATTATCTGGCGGCACCTCCTGCCGAACAGCCTTGCGCCGATTGTGGTGCAGGGCTCGTTGAACATCGCCGGGGCGATCATTACCGAGGCGACGCTGAGTTTCCTCGGCCTCGGGACGCAGCCGCCCACGCCGTCCTGGGGCTCGATGCTCAACGCCGCGCAGCAGTACCTCACGCAGGCGCCGTGGCTGGCGTTCTGGCCAGGAATCGCGATCGCGCTCACCGTGTTCGCGCTGAACGTCGCCGGCGACGGTCTCCGAGAGATCTGGGATCCCCGCACGCGGTGA
- a CDS encoding Nramp family divalent metal transporter — MSFTLPILRRATRSAAMSRLMLFLVIMGPGIVTQNVDNDAGGITTYSLAGAGFGYAFLWTMIPITIALYVIQEMASRLGAVTGVGLADLIRERFGVRATAFALLALLLADLGNTMAEFSGLAAGGEIFGVSKYILVPIGALAVWILVVKGTFRSVERIFLFASAFYLAYVVSGVLAHPNWGEVLRATVTPSFSFRADYLTMFVGVIGTTIAPWMQFYLQSAVVEKGITTKQYGYTRTDVLIGSIMTDVVAWFIIVACGATIFVHHVHVETVQDAALALRPLAGQYAAALFALGLINASLFSASVLPLATAHYVCESFGFEAGVDRTVRQAPAFYGLYIALIVIACVVVLLPGAPLLQILFLSQVANGILLPFILVFMLLLVNQKKLMGTYTNSRAFNVIAWVTTIVMVILTLALIVSQFTSGGGAGAG, encoded by the coding sequence GTGAGCTTCACGCTCCCGATCCTTCGGCGGGCGACGCGCAGCGCCGCGATGAGCCGCCTCATGCTGTTCCTCGTGATCATGGGGCCCGGGATTGTGACCCAGAACGTCGACAACGACGCGGGCGGGATCACGACCTACTCGCTTGCCGGCGCGGGGTTCGGCTACGCGTTTCTGTGGACGATGATCCCGATCACGATCGCCCTGTACGTCATCCAGGAGATGGCGTCGCGGCTGGGCGCCGTCACCGGCGTCGGGCTCGCCGACCTGATTCGGGAACGATTCGGCGTCCGCGCGACCGCGTTCGCCCTGCTCGCGCTCCTCCTCGCCGATCTCGGGAACACGATGGCGGAGTTTTCCGGGCTCGCGGCCGGCGGGGAGATCTTCGGCGTGTCCAAGTACATTCTGGTGCCGATCGGTGCCCTCGCCGTCTGGATCCTCGTCGTCAAGGGGACGTTCCGCTCGGTCGAGCGCATCTTCCTGTTTGCCAGCGCGTTTTATCTCGCGTACGTCGTGTCCGGGGTGCTCGCGCACCCGAACTGGGGCGAGGTGCTGCGCGCGACGGTGACCCCCAGTTTCAGCTTCCGGGCCGACTACCTGACGATGTTCGTCGGCGTCATCGGGACGACGATCGCGCCGTGGATGCAGTTCTACCTGCAGTCCGCCGTCGTCGAAAAGGGGATCACGACCAAGCAGTACGGCTACACACGCACCGACGTGCTGATCGGCTCGATTATGACCGACGTGGTCGCGTGGTTCATCATCGTCGCGTGCGGGGCGACGATCTTCGTGCACCACGTCCACGTCGAGACGGTCCAGGACGCAGCGCTCGCGCTGCGTCCGCTCGCCGGCCAGTACGCGGCCGCGCTGTTCGCCCTCGGCCTGATCAACGCCTCGTTGTTCTCGGCGTCCGTGCTCCCGCTCGCGACGGCTCACTACGTGTGCGAGTCGTTCGGGTTCGAAGCGGGCGTGGACCGCACGGTGCGGCAGGCGCCGGCGTTCTACGGGCTGTACATCGCGCTGATCGTGATCGCGTGCGTGGTCGTGTTGCTCCCCGGGGCGCCGCTGTTGCAGATCCTGTTCCTGTCGCAGGTGGCCAACGGCATTCTGCTGCCGTTCATCCTCGTGTTCATGCTGCTGCTCGTCAACCAAAAGAAGCTAATGGGCACCTACACCAACTCCCGGGCGTTCAACGTGATCGCGTGGGTCACGACGATCGTCATGGTGATCCTGACCCTCGCGCTCATCGTGTCCCAGTTCACCTCCGGCGGCGGCGCAGGCGCCGGGTGA
- a CDS encoding CBS domain-containing protein — protein MRYLSEVIGKPVHDATGEAFDTVSDLVIYHGTERFPRITGILLKGDRSRVAIIPWDAVAEFSASGIRLKVERRHLTPRPLQPEEILLRDDILDGQVVDTDDIKVVRVNDLELRQTGTEVRVIGADVGTRAILRRLGLEPAVSRMLERVGRPLSSRVIPWNLVAVLGGTMTPLKLSISREKLKDIHPADLADLLEELDRDERVEMMTALTEERAADVLEEAEPEVQTTVIQELPSERASDILEEMAPDEAADVLGELPEERAEELIALMEDEKAEEVSRLLQYPPDTAAGKMTTEYIALPESMTVEQVLARLRETRPDADTINYLYVVDGHERLVGVLSIRALIIASPAAPISEVMFRHVITVPPDASAEDVAGALVKYDLLAVPVVEESGRLIGVVTVDHVIDLLLEEYGPRKLGGGVDLVRRRAAGAPPGP, from the coding sequence ATGCGCTACCTGAGCGAGGTCATCGGGAAGCCGGTGCACGACGCGACCGGCGAGGCGTTCGATACCGTGTCGGACCTGGTGATCTACCATGGCACCGAGCGATTTCCGAGGATCACCGGCATCCTCCTGAAAGGCGACCGCAGCCGCGTGGCGATCATCCCGTGGGACGCCGTCGCCGAGTTTTCCGCGTCCGGCATCCGCCTCAAGGTGGAGCGGCGTCACCTCACGCCCCGCCCGCTGCAGCCGGAGGAGATCCTCCTGCGCGACGACATCCTGGACGGCCAGGTCGTGGACACAGACGACATCAAGGTCGTGCGGGTGAACGATCTCGAGTTGCGGCAGACCGGCACCGAAGTCCGGGTGATTGGCGCCGACGTCGGCACGCGCGCGATCCTGCGGCGTCTCGGGCTGGAGCCGGCCGTCTCTCGCATGCTCGAGCGAGTCGGGCGGCCGCTCTCCTCGCGCGTCATCCCCTGGAACCTCGTCGCGGTCCTTGGCGGGACGATGACCCCGCTCAAGCTCAGTATCTCGCGCGAGAAGCTCAAAGACATCCACCCGGCGGACCTCGCCGACCTGCTCGAGGAGCTCGACCGGGACGAGCGGGTCGAGATGATGACCGCGCTGACCGAGGAGCGCGCCGCGGACGTGCTCGAAGAGGCGGAGCCCGAGGTGCAGACGACGGTGATCCAGGAGCTCCCGAGCGAGCGCGCTTCCGACATCCTCGAGGAGATGGCGCCGGACGAGGCAGCGGACGTGCTCGGCGAGCTCCCGGAGGAGCGGGCCGAGGAACTGATCGCCCTGATGGAGGACGAGAAGGCCGAGGAGGTCAGCCGGCTCCTTCAGTACCCGCCCGACACCGCCGCCGGTAAGATGACGACGGAATACATCGCTCTCCCGGAGTCGATGACGGTGGAGCAGGTGCTGGCGCGGCTGCGGGAGACCCGGCCCGACGCGGACACGATCAACTACCTGTACGTGGTGGACGGCCACGAGCGTCTCGTCGGCGTGCTGTCGATCCGGGCGTTGATCATCGCGTCGCCTGCGGCGCCGATCTCGGAGGTGATGTTCCGTCACGTCATCACCGTCCCGCCCGACGCGAGCGCCGAGGACGTCGCGGGGGCGCTCGTCAAGTACGACCTCCTCGCGGTGCCGGTGGTGGAGGAGAGCGGCCGGTTGATCGGCGTGGTGACGGTGGACCACGTGATCGACCTCCTTCTCGAGGAGTACGGTCCCCGCAAGCTCGGAGGCGGCGTCGACCTGGTCCGCCGCCGGGCGGCGGGCGCACCACCGGGCCCGTGA
- a CDS encoding ABC transporter permease, which yields MIGFILRRFLTMIPVLFLVSVIIFALINLIPGDAARLFLGEEAPPEAVAALRHELGLDRPVYVQYLRWIGGMLHGDFGYSFKDHRPVLATVVEKIPVTGELTVASLLVGWAIAIPAGVIAAWRQRTVADYGASSAALAGLSIPNFWLGIMLIYLFAVHLRWLPASGWAPLTKDAVRNLRALIMPACVLGLALAAVVMRQLRSSMIEVLSADFVRTAKAKGLEGRVVVVRHALRNAVIPVITVMGIQMGTLLGGAVITETIFAVPGLGQLAVNSIYGRDYPMLEGVVLFSALAILLINLLVDIVYSLIDPRIKLAGGRS from the coding sequence GTGATTGGGTTCATCCTCCGCCGGTTCCTGACGATGATCCCCGTGTTGTTCTTAGTCAGCGTCATCATCTTCGCGCTCATCAACCTGATCCCGGGCGATGCGGCCCGCCTCTTTCTTGGCGAGGAGGCGCCGCCCGAGGCCGTCGCCGCGCTGCGTCACGAGCTGGGATTGGACCGGCCGGTGTACGTGCAGTACCTGCGATGGATCGGCGGCATGCTCCACGGCGACTTCGGCTACTCCTTCAAGGACCACCGTCCCGTGCTCGCCACCGTCGTCGAGAAGATCCCGGTCACCGGCGAGTTGACGGTGGCGTCGCTGCTCGTGGGGTGGGCGATTGCGATTCCGGCCGGCGTGATCGCCGCGTGGCGGCAGCGCACGGTTGCCGACTACGGCGCCTCGTCGGCGGCGCTCGCGGGGCTCAGCATCCCCAACTTCTGGCTTGGGATCATGCTCATCTATCTGTTCGCCGTGCACTTGCGCTGGCTTCCCGCGTCTGGGTGGGCGCCCCTCACGAAGGACGCCGTGCGCAACCTGCGTGCGCTCATCATGCCCGCGTGCGTGCTGGGTCTCGCGCTCGCCGCGGTGGTGATGCGACAGCTCCGCAGCAGCATGATCGAGGTGCTGAGCGCGGATTTTGTTCGCACGGCCAAAGCGAAAGGGCTCGAAGGCCGGGTTGTGGTAGTTCGGCACGCGCTGCGCAACGCGGTGATCCCCGTGATCACGGTGATGGGCATCCAGATGGGGACGCTGCTCGGCGGGGCGGTGATCACGGAGACGATCTTCGCCGTTCCCGGACTGGGACAGCTCGCGGTGAACTCGATCTACGGGCGGGACTACCCGATGCTCGAAGGCGTGGTGTTGTTCAGTGCGCTGGCGATTCTGCTGATTAACCTGCTGGTAGACATCGTCTACTCCCTCATCGATCCGCGCATCAAGCTCGCCGGGGGGCGGTCGTGA
- a CDS encoding uroporphyrinogen decarboxylase family protein — protein MTHRERIDAAVRGERPDHVPVALWRHFPGDDQRAEQMARVHVAHYRAYDPDLLKVTPASGYYGDDWGLRAGYKPNREGVRHYTERPIKKAADWGRLKRLDPSQGVYGRETHAMRLVAEAVGREVAVLETVFSPLSIARTLAGEHATVRYLREDPEALHQGLDVITDVTAAFVREVMGAGADGVFFSTQMATTDLLTVEEYEEFGRPYDLRVLEAASGGLTFLHLHGQNVMFDLIANYPIQILNWHARETAPTIAEARARVATCLACGIDAWNTLAKATPEAVVREVQAAIADTGGRGHIVTTGCVMPVDTPEANIRAAIMAAREA, from the coding sequence ATGACGCATCGGGAGCGGATCGACGCCGCTGTGCGGGGGGAGCGGCCGGACCACGTGCCCGTGGCGCTGTGGCGCCACTTTCCGGGCGACGACCAGCGCGCAGAACAGATGGCGCGGGTCCATGTGGCGCACTATCGCGCCTACGACCCGGATCTGCTCAAGGTGACGCCGGCGAGCGGGTACTACGGAGACGACTGGGGGCTGCGCGCCGGGTACAAGCCGAACCGGGAGGGCGTTCGTCACTACACCGAGCGGCCGATCAAAAAGGCCGCCGATTGGGGGCGCCTCAAGCGGCTCGACCCGAGCCAGGGTGTGTACGGCCGCGAGACCCACGCGATGCGGCTGGTCGCGGAGGCCGTCGGGCGCGAGGTGGCGGTGCTCGAGACCGTGTTCAGCCCCCTGAGCATCGCCCGGACGCTCGCGGGGGAGCACGCGACCGTGCGCTACCTGCGGGAGGATCCGGAGGCGCTGCACCAGGGGTTGGACGTGATCACCGACGTCACCGCTGCGTTCGTCCGCGAGGTCATGGGCGCGGGCGCGGACGGCGTCTTCTTCTCGACGCAGATGGCCACGACGGATCTGTTGACCGTGGAGGAGTACGAGGAGTTCGGCCGTCCGTACGATCTGCGCGTGCTCGAGGCCGCCTCCGGCGGGCTGACGTTCCTCCACCTCCACGGGCAGAACGTGATGTTCGATCTCATCGCCAACTATCCGATCCAGATTCTCAACTGGCACGCCCGCGAGACGGCGCCGACGATCGCCGAGGCTCGTGCCCGCGTCGCGACGTGCCTCGCGTGCGGCATCGACGCGTGGAATACGCTCGCCAAGGCGACGCCGGAGGCGGTCGTGCGCGAGGTGCAGGCGGCCATCGCAGACACGGGCGGCCGCGGGCACATCGTGACGACCGGGTGCGTCATGCCGGTGGACACGCCGGAGGCCAACATTCGCGCGGCGATCATGGCCGCCCGGGAGGCCTAG
- a CDS encoding aconitate hydratase, with the protein MGENVTRKILKAHLADGQMVPGREIGIRIDEIVIQDITGTAVMMHFEAMQLQRVRCKVAAVYGDHNVLQVSEENTEDHVYLATAARKYGMWWGKPGAGIGHQIHQEHFACPGDTALGADSHTVHAGGMGLYAMGAGGLDVAVAMGGGPYYLNMPAVTRVHLTGQLPPWSTAKDVILEMLRRNTASGGYGKVFEYAGPGVATLNVQQRLTICNMGAETGASTSIFPSDAVTREYMKRIGRANDWREVLPDPDAAYDDSIEIDLGSIEPLVALPSNPDKVVPVSEAEGVKIDQIMVGSCTNGSYMDLRALAEMLKGKRVHPDITFFVHPSSRLDVEELAREGLLTELIAAGVSVEAATCGACIGVGHVPAKGMKSLRVANRNFKGRSGQKDDEVYLSSSEVAAATAVAGVITDPRKLGTAAPGQHEPKRLSQDNTSLVPPASEAEAPAVVIVKGDNIKGIPLKGPLAESLRGEVLIKLGDNISTDHIMPAGSQILRYRSNIPKLAEYVFNRVDPEFPARSKQKPGGLIVGGQNYGQGSSREHAAIAPMFLGVTGVIAKAFARIHRANLINWGLVPMTFVDPADHDKIDQGDVLEIPDIRKQVDGDAEYLTVKNVTKRTTFQVALTLNRRERDHLLAGGLLAHTKSNPVH; encoded by the coding sequence ATGGGTGAGAACGTCACGCGGAAAATCCTGAAGGCGCATCTCGCGGACGGCCAGATGGTTCCCGGTCGAGAGATCGGGATCCGGATCGACGAAATCGTGATCCAGGACATCACGGGGACCGCCGTGATGATGCACTTCGAAGCGATGCAACTCCAGCGGGTGCGGTGTAAGGTGGCGGCCGTCTACGGCGACCACAACGTGTTGCAGGTCAGCGAGGAGAACACCGAGGACCACGTATACCTCGCCACCGCGGCGCGCAAGTACGGCATGTGGTGGGGAAAGCCCGGCGCGGGGATCGGGCATCAAATCCACCAGGAGCACTTCGCGTGTCCCGGAGACACCGCGCTCGGGGCGGACAGCCACACGGTGCACGCAGGCGGGATGGGCCTGTACGCGATGGGCGCGGGCGGCTTGGACGTGGCCGTGGCGATGGGCGGCGGTCCGTACTACCTCAACATGCCCGCGGTCACGCGCGTGCACCTGACCGGCCAACTTCCGCCGTGGTCGACCGCGAAGGACGTGATTCTCGAGATGCTGCGCCGGAACACCGCGAGCGGCGGGTACGGCAAGGTGTTCGAGTACGCCGGACCCGGGGTCGCGACCCTGAACGTTCAGCAGCGGCTCACGATCTGCAACATGGGCGCCGAGACGGGCGCGTCGACGTCGATCTTCCCGTCCGATGCGGTGACGCGTGAGTACATGAAGCGCATCGGACGCGCCAACGACTGGCGCGAGGTGCTGCCCGACCCGGACGCGGCGTACGACGACTCGATCGAGATCGACCTCGGTTCGATCGAGCCGCTGGTCGCGCTTCCAAGCAACCCCGACAAAGTGGTGCCGGTGTCCGAGGCGGAGGGCGTCAAGATCGACCAGATCATGGTCGGGTCGTGCACCAACGGGTCCTACATGGATCTGCGCGCGCTCGCGGAGATGCTGAAAGGGAAGCGGGTGCACCCCGACATCACGTTCTTCGTCCATCCGAGCAGCCGACTCGACGTCGAGGAGCTCGCGCGCGAGGGGCTGCTGACCGAGCTGATCGCCGCGGGCGTGAGCGTCGAGGCCGCGACCTGCGGCGCGTGCATCGGCGTCGGACACGTCCCGGCGAAGGGCATGAAGTCCCTGCGCGTGGCGAACCGGAACTTCAAGGGGCGGTCCGGGCAGAAGGACGACGAAGTCTATCTGAGCTCGAGCGAGGTCGCCGCGGCGACCGCGGTCGCGGGCGTCATCACGGATCCTCGGAAGCTCGGGACGGCGGCCCCGGGGCAGCATGAGCCGAAGCGCCTGTCGCAGGACAACACGAGCCTGGTGCCGCCCGCCTCAGAGGCGGAGGCGCCGGCGGTCGTGATCGTGAAGGGCGACAACATCAAGGGGATCCCGCTGAAGGGCCCGCTCGCCGAGTCCCTGCGCGGGGAAGTGCTGATCAAACTCGGGGATAACATCAGCACCGATCACATCATGCCCGCGGGTTCTCAAATCCTCCGCTACCGCTCCAACATCCCAAAGCTCGCCGAGTACGTGTTCAACCGCGTGGATCCGGAGTTCCCGGCGCGATCGAAGCAGAAGCCGGGGGGGCTGATCGTCGGCGGTCAGAACTACGGGCAGGGCAGCAGCCGCGAGCACGCGGCCATCGCGCCGATGTTCCTCGGGGTCACGGGCGTGATCGCAAAGGCGTTTGCCCGCATTCACCGCGCGAACTTGATCAACTGGGGACTCGTGCCGATGACGTTTGTGGACCCCGCGGACCACGATAAGATCGATCAGGGCGACGTGCTCGAGATCCCGGATATCCGCAAGCAGGTGGACGGGGACGCGGAGTACCTCACGGTCAAGAACGTGACGAAGAGGACGACGTTCCAGGTCGCGCTGACGTTGAACCGCCGAGAGCGGGATCATCTGCTTGCGGGCGGGCTGCTCGCGCACACGAAGTCGAACCCGGTTCACTGA
- a CDS encoding threonine/serine dehydratase — translation MSEPTMHDAPWTGPLPTIHDVLVARRVIAPHLPRTPLVHAPTLDRALDARVYVKCENLLPTGAFKVRGGINLVHALSPEERRRGVITASTGNHGQSIAYAARMFGVRATIVAPRGNNPLKVAAMRALGAEVVLEGRDFDEAREWAERTAEAGGLRYVHSANEPLLIAGVGTASLEVFEDVPDVDVIVVPIGAGSGACGHCIVAKALNRRVQVIGVQAEGANPVERSLREGRMVSLERMETFAEGIATRVPFALPLTILRAHLDEAVLVTDEEMRRAILVLAQAVRQTAEGAGAASTAAAFRLRERLRGKTVVLVLSGGNITLDSLREIYGDPARVDGAAGMLRAAGSATARAGRDANAPGLAKEDRQ, via the coding sequence ATGAGTGAACCGACGATGCATGACGCACCCTGGACCGGACCGCTGCCGACGATCCACGACGTGCTCGTGGCCCGTCGCGTCATTGCGCCGCACCTGCCGCGTACGCCGCTCGTGCACGCCCCGACGCTCGACCGGGCGCTGGACGCGCGCGTGTACGTGAAGTGTGAGAATCTGCTGCCGACCGGTGCGTTCAAGGTGCGCGGCGGCATCAATCTGGTCCACGCGCTCTCGCCGGAGGAGCGGCGGCGGGGCGTGATCACGGCGAGCACGGGGAACCACGGCCAGTCGATCGCCTACGCGGCGCGGATGTTCGGCGTGCGGGCGACGATCGTCGCGCCGAGAGGCAATAACCCGCTCAAGGTGGCGGCGATGCGGGCGCTGGGCGCCGAGGTCGTGCTGGAGGGGCGCGATTTCGATGAGGCCCGAGAGTGGGCGGAGCGCACCGCCGAGGCTGGGGGGCTCCGCTACGTGCACTCGGCCAACGAGCCGCTGCTGATCGCCGGGGTGGGGACCGCGAGTCTGGAAGTGTTCGAGGACGTGCCGGATGTCGACGTGATCGTGGTGCCGATCGGGGCCGGCAGCGGCGCGTGCGGCCACTGCATCGTGGCGAAGGCGCTCAACCGGCGGGTTCAGGTCATCGGCGTCCAGGCGGAGGGCGCCAATCCGGTGGAGCGGTCGCTGCGCGAAGGCCGGATGGTCAGCCTGGAGCGCATGGAGACGTTTGCCGAGGGCATCGCCACGCGCGTGCCGTTTGCGCTGCCGCTCACCATTCTTCGGGCGCACCTCGATGAAGCGGTCTTGGTCACCGACGAGGAGATGCGGCGCGCGATCCTCGTGCTGGCGCAGGCCGTGCGCCAGACCGCCGAGGGCGCGGGCGCCGCAAGCACGGCGGCGGCGTTCCGCCTCCGCGAGCGGCTGCGGGGCAAGACCGTGGTGTTGGTCCTGAGCGGCGGCAACATCACGCTCGATTCGTTGCGCGAGATCTACGGCGATCCCGCCCGCGTGGACGGTGCGGCGGGCATGCTGCGGGCCGCGGGGTCGGCGACCGCGCGGGCAGGCCGCGACGCGAATGCTCCGGGGCTGGCAAAGGAGGATCGGCAATGA
- a CDS encoding sugar phosphate isomerase/epimerase — translation MIVLSTGSLFTYGTLRAARLAAAAGFDGLELMVDDRWDTRDPAYLSTLARDVPLPIVAVHAPSRPGLMGWGGDEVERVRRSVELALAVGAQTVVVHPPIRYRWFAIRHPPFFSISVLTPFPRRSRYHAWLEDELPAYQAKTGVTIAVENMPRHPVAGAWSVNLFDLAHLRDLRRFPAVAFDTTHIGTWNADLLAAYERVADRVAHVHLSDYNGEQHRLPGEGRLPLAPFLAALRGRGYRGAVAVELLPDALGAGNDTVVAERLERTLRFCRENFR, via the coding sequence ATGATCGTGCTCTCCACGGGCTCGCTTTTCACGTACGGCACCCTCCGCGCCGCCCGGCTGGCGGCGGCCGCCGGTTTCGACGGCCTCGAGTTGATGGTGGACGATCGGTGGGACACGCGCGATCCCGCGTACCTGTCCACGCTTGCCCGCGACGTTCCGCTGCCGATCGTGGCCGTGCACGCGCCGTCGCGGCCAGGGCTCATGGGATGGGGTGGGGACGAGGTGGAGCGCGTCCGCCGCTCCGTGGAGCTCGCGTTGGCCGTCGGGGCCCAGACCGTCGTCGTGCACCCACCGATTCGCTATCGCTGGTTCGCGATCCGGCATCCCCCGTTCTTCTCCATCTCCGTGCTGACGCCGTTTCCCCGCCGGTCGCGGTACCATGCCTGGCTGGAGGACGAGTTGCCCGCGTACCAGGCCAAGACGGGCGTGACGATCGCGGTGGAGAACATGCCGCGCCATCCGGTCGCCGGTGCGTGGTCGGTCAACCTGTTCGACCTCGCCCACCTGCGCGATCTCCGGCGGTTCCCCGCGGTTGCGTTCGACACGACGCACATCGGGACGTGGAACGCTGACCTCCTGGCGGCATACGAACGCGTCGCCGACCGCGTGGCGCATGTGCACCTGTCCGACTACAACGGTGAGCAGCACCGGCTGCCGGGCGAGGGCCGGCTTCCGCTCGCCCCGTTCCTGGCGGCGCTGCGTGGGCGCGGGTACCGCGGGGCCGTCGCCGTGGAGCTCCTGCCCGACGCGCTCGGCGCCGGGAACGATACCGTCGTTGCCGAGCGCCTGGAGCGGACCCTGCGGTTCTGCCGGGAGAACTTCCGGTAG